One Candidatus Omnitrophota bacterium DNA segment encodes these proteins:
- a CDS encoding CoB--CoM heterodisulfide reductase iron-sulfur subunit A family protein has translation MKGNGQEKRIGVYICHCGSNIASVIDVKALAEFGQSLPHVKVSREYKYMCSDPGQELIRADIRENHLNRIVVAACSPLLHEKTFRHTAKSAGLNPFLFQMANIREQISWVTKDSGLALDKAKSYLAAAVHRVALHDPLETRSVSIIPRVMIVGGGIAGIEAALTLAEAGKEVILVERQPTIGGHMAMFDKTFPTLDCAACILTPKMTAVKDNPKIRLLTYSDVQSVTGSVGNYHVEVLRHARYIIENMCVGCMLCIQECLFKTGKTPNEFDLGLAMRKPVYIPFPQAVPPIPVIDRDACIEFRTGKCKKTCVEACADRQAIDFTQKDWIEEFDVGAIIVSTGFQVFNPSSLSFYRYGQWPNIYTSLEVERLLNAAGPTSGKIALKDGSVPQSVGIVHCVGSRDENHHRYCSRVCCMYSLKLAHLIKERTGADIYNFYIDIRTPGKGFEEFFNRVQEEGVYFIRGKVGDVSLVKDGNGKGRPGQLQVQVDDTILGTIRHIAVDMVILSVALEPRADADAVRKLFGISCSAEGFFLEKHPKLAPVNTASDGVFIAGACQGPKDIPDTVAQADAAAGKALALIDCGQMSLEPNTAFIAEEACSGCKICSSLCPFDAIRTDTEKKISVIDQTLCKGCGTCVAACPSGAARQNMFTDEQIFEEIEGILCYV, from the coding sequence ATGAAAGGCAACGGTCAGGAAAAACGAATCGGCGTCTATATTTGCCATTGCGGCAGTAATATTGCCAGCGTCATTGATGTCAAAGCATTGGCGGAATTCGGCCAGTCGCTTCCCCACGTCAAGGTCTCGCGGGAATATAAGTATATGTGTTCCGATCCCGGGCAAGAATTAATACGCGCCGATATCCGCGAAAACCATCTAAACCGCATCGTCGTAGCCGCATGTTCTCCGTTATTGCACGAAAAAACCTTCCGCCATACGGCGAAATCTGCCGGACTCAATCCCTTTTTATTCCAGATGGCCAATATCCGCGAACAGATTTCCTGGGTAACCAAGGATTCCGGCCTTGCGCTGGACAAAGCCAAATCGTATCTGGCCGCCGCCGTCCATCGCGTCGCGCTGCATGATCCCTTGGAAACGCGCTCGGTTTCCATCATCCCTCGCGTTATGATCGTGGGTGGAGGAATCGCCGGCATCGAAGCGGCGCTGACGTTGGCCGAAGCAGGCAAGGAAGTCATTTTAGTGGAACGCCAGCCCACCATCGGCGGCCACATGGCCATGTTCGATAAAACCTTCCCCACATTGGATTGCGCCGCCTGCATTTTGACGCCCAAGATGACCGCTGTGAAGGATAATCCCAAAATCCGCTTGCTGACGTATTCCGATGTGCAATCGGTGACGGGATCGGTGGGCAATTATCATGTCGAAGTGCTTCGCCATGCGCGTTATATCATAGAGAATATGTGCGTCGGCTGCATGTTGTGCATTCAGGAATGCCTCTTCAAAACCGGCAAGACTCCCAATGAATTCGACTTGGGACTCGCCATGCGCAAGCCGGTTTATATTCCCTTTCCCCAGGCGGTTCCGCCGATTCCCGTCATCGACCGCGACGCTTGCATCGAATTTAGAACCGGCAAATGCAAAAAAACCTGCGTGGAAGCCTGCGCTGACCGCCAGGCCATCGATTTTACCCAGAAAGATTGGATCGAAGAATTCGACGTAGGCGCCATTATCGTCTCCACGGGATTTCAGGTTTTCAATCCCTCCAGCCTATCCTTTTACCGCTATGGCCAATGGCCGAATATTTATACCAGTCTGGAAGTAGAGCGTCTATTGAATGCGGCGGGACCCACATCGGGAAAAATCGCTCTGAAAGATGGATCGGTTCCCCAATCGGTTGGCATCGTGCATTGCGTCGGAAGCCGCGATGAGAACCACCATCGCTACTGCTCGCGCGTCTGCTGCATGTATTCGCTGAAATTGGCGCATCTCATCAAGGAACGCACGGGAGCGGACATCTACAACTTCTATATCGATATCCGCACGCCCGGCAAAGGATTCGAGGAGTTCTTCAATCGCGTGCAGGAAGAGGGCGTCTATTTCATCCGCGGCAAAGTCGGCGATGTCAGCCTGGTCAAGGATGGCAATGGAAAAGGCCGGCCAGGGCAATTGCAAGTCCAAGTGGATGACACCATCCTGGGGACGATCCGTCATATAGCGGTGGATATGGTTATTTTATCCGTTGCCCTGGAACCTCGCGCCGATGCCGACGCTGTTCGCAAATTATTCGGCATATCCTGTTCCGCCGAAGGCTTCTTCCTGGAAAAACACCCCAAACTGGCGCCGGTGAACACCGCCAGCGACGGCGTCTTCATTGCGGGCGCTTGCCAGGGACCGAAAGACATCCCCGACACGGTGGCTCAGGCGGATGCGGCGGCCGGCAAAGCCCTGGCGCTGATCGACTGCGGGCAAATGAGCCTGGAGCCGAACACCGCCTTTATCGCGGAAGAAGCGTGTTCCGGTTGCAAAATTTGCAGTTCGCTGTGTCCCTTTGACGCTATTCGCACTGATACGGAAAAGAAAATCTCCGTCATCGATCAGACCCTCTGCAAGGGATGCGGGACCTGCGTCGCCGCCTGCCCCTCCGGAGCCGCTCGGCAAAATATGTTTACCGATGAACAAATTTTCGAAGAAATCGAAGGGATTTTGTGTTATGTCTAA
- a CDS encoding Gfo/Idh/MocA family oxidoreductase encodes MINQRCSRRSFFAASTSALAAMSAVSASRVMGANERLRVGSIGLGGRGSHLLSMVIDRADENKDLEVAALCDVYQRRLDQAGNRAEGAKKYVHHQELLERGDLDAVFIATPDHWHAPITLAAMEKGLDVYCEKPMTLTVEEAKEVAHAAARLNRVLQIGVQATSWTKWLKAKEAIDKGMLGKIVCCQGTYSRNAPGGDWNWPIDGNAGPNAVGENHIDWKQWLGPAPQRDFDADRFFRFRKYWDYSGGIATDLHYHTVAPFHVAIRNDHPARVAGMGGIWLHNDGREVPDTFLTAADYPGRYSLTVQSSQANAVGPRTLIRGEKATMFCGADWEGEEYGHLRIAPEEPFKKEFKEKWGQDEIIIPNIHDEGDRKHVDNFFECVRSRKQPNCPADLAYKVMTTIGLSIRSYREGKMFYFDAEKEEVTTAP; translated from the coding sequence ATGATAAACCAAAGATGTTCCCGCCGTTCCTTTTTCGCCGCTTCCACGAGCGCGTTGGCGGCGATGAGCGCCGTTTCGGCGAGCCGCGTTATGGGGGCGAACGAACGCCTTCGTGTCGGCTCTATCGGCCTCGGCGGACGCGGATCGCATCTGCTGAGCATGGTCATCGACCGGGCGGATGAGAATAAAGACCTTGAAGTCGCCGCCCTTTGCGACGTATATCAACGCCGACTCGACCAGGCCGGAAATCGCGCAGAAGGCGCGAAGAAATACGTCCATCATCAGGAATTATTGGAACGCGGCGATCTCGACGCCGTGTTTATCGCCACTCCCGACCATTGGCACGCGCCTATTACTTTAGCGGCAATGGAGAAAGGGCTGGACGTTTATTGCGAGAAGCCTATGACTCTGACTGTCGAAGAAGCGAAGGAAGTCGCTCACGCCGCCGCCCGCTTGAATCGCGTCCTGCAGATTGGCGTTCAGGCGACGTCATGGACGAAATGGCTTAAGGCGAAGGAGGCCATCGATAAAGGGATGCTAGGTAAGATCGTCTGCTGCCAAGGAACTTATAGCCGCAACGCGCCCGGCGGCGATTGGAATTGGCCTATCGACGGCAACGCCGGGCCGAATGCCGTGGGCGAGAACCATATCGATTGGAAGCAATGGTTGGGACCGGCGCCGCAGCGGGATTTCGATGCCGACCGTTTTTTCCGCTTTCGCAAGTATTGGGATTATTCCGGCGGCATCGCTACCGACTTACACTATCACACCGTCGCGCCGTTTCATGTCGCCATTCGAAACGATCATCCCGCCCGCGTCGCGGGCATGGGGGGCATCTGGCTGCATAACGATGGGCGCGAGGTTCCCGACACGTTCCTTACCGCTGCCGATTATCCCGGACGCTATTCCCTGACGGTGCAGTCGTCGCAAGCCAACGCCGTAGGGCCGCGCACGCTGATCCGCGGCGAGAAGGCGACGATGTTCTGCGGCGCCGATTGGGAAGGCGAGGAATACGGCCATTTGCGCATTGCGCCGGAAGAGCCGTTCAAGAAAGAATTTAAAGAGAAATGGGGCCAGGACGAGATTATCATTCCCAATATTCACGACGAGGGCGACCGGAAGCACGTCGATAATTTCTTCGAATGCGTCCGCTCGCGAAAGCAGCCCAACTGCCCCGCCGATCTCGCCTATAAGGTAATGACGACGATAGGACTTTCGATTCGCTCGTATAGGGAAGGAAAGATGTTTTATTTCGACGCCGAAAAGGAGGAAGTTACGACGGCGCCGTGA
- a CDS encoding (Fe-S)-binding protein: MPTAAITFLGINGAIWLRLLFLISVGLFAWRMSQLIRILRLGRAEYRLNDIPLRIKTFLIEVMGQKRLFQEPVIGWAHPLIFWGFCLFCFASALLMLGGMFPSLSIPQAEEIPLFSSAIDIFAAIVLVALAAAAVRRYFYTPKGLERTGDATLILALIATLMITYLFAEAGAEPGKGLVWRPMGDLTAWALRGLHLSDGAMQTLGHTAWWIHAFVLLFFLAYLPYSKHMHLLWAPFGVFLAEIPKKGVLPPAVDEQDSSAAGPLSRFTWRMLYNAFSCAECGRCERVCPAAACGSQLSGKQLIHQFKIYVLEQGMAQLRGKNQNGKQLIGEMVSPQELWGCLTCYACMERCPVRNEHVPLIVELRRQLVENGDMNARLQEALTSLQRYGNSLGKSPRKRCDWTKNLSQPIKNALKEPVETLWFVGDYASFHPSSSRMTCMTAQLFQQAGLDFGILYDKEKSAGNDVRRTGEEGLFEILAEENAANIRQSGCKKIVTTDPHAYHALKREYSRFGLETPVFHYSELLAEWLKRGVLHPKQKLPGRAVYHDPCYLGRINGIFDAPRQVIDAIGLDRIELPRNRENSFCCGAGGGKIWMEEEEGMTERPAVNRIREALGMEGASLFVVACPKDYAMFEDALKTVGGEDRLRIADLSELVCKAMEVPREEVAAA; this comes from the coding sequence ATGCCCACCGCCGCGATAACTTTCCTAGGCATAAATGGCGCGATTTGGCTGCGGTTATTGTTTTTGATCTCTGTCGGCCTATTCGCCTGGAGAATGAGCCAATTGATTCGGATTTTACGATTAGGCCGGGCGGAGTATCGCCTGAACGACATACCGTTGCGCATCAAAACCTTTCTGATCGAAGTCATGGGACAAAAACGGCTCTTTCAAGAACCGGTGATCGGTTGGGCGCATCCCCTCATTTTTTGGGGATTCTGCCTGTTTTGCTTCGCTTCCGCGCTCTTGATGTTGGGCGGGATGTTTCCCTCCCTGTCTATTCCGCAAGCCGAAGAAATTCCTTTGTTCAGCTCGGCGATCGACATTTTCGCGGCGATCGTTCTCGTTGCGTTGGCCGCGGCCGCAGTGCGCCGCTATTTCTATACTCCGAAAGGACTGGAACGAACCGGGGACGCCACTTTGATTTTAGCATTAATTGCAACCCTTATGATTACTTATCTGTTTGCTGAAGCGGGCGCCGAGCCGGGGAAAGGGCTAGTCTGGCGGCCTATGGGGGATTTGACCGCATGGGCGTTGCGAGGATTGCATCTTTCGGACGGCGCAATGCAAACGCTAGGCCATACGGCATGGTGGATTCATGCTTTCGTATTATTATTCTTTCTCGCTTATCTTCCTTATTCGAAACACATGCACCTGCTCTGGGCGCCGTTCGGCGTGTTTCTAGCCGAAATTCCGAAGAAAGGCGTATTGCCTCCTGCTGTTGACGAACAAGATTCCTCCGCCGCCGGTCCGCTTTCCCGCTTTACCTGGCGGATGTTGTACAACGCCTTTTCCTGTGCGGAATGCGGCCGTTGCGAACGGGTTTGTCCGGCAGCCGCCTGCGGCTCGCAATTATCCGGTAAACAATTGATTCATCAATTCAAAATCTATGTTCTCGAACAGGGAATGGCGCAGCTTCGCGGCAAAAACCAGAACGGCAAACAACTCATTGGGGAAATGGTCAGTCCGCAGGAATTATGGGGATGTCTGACGTGTTACGCCTGTATGGAGCGTTGTCCCGTGCGCAACGAACATGTACCCCTGATTGTGGAACTGCGGCGGCAACTCGTCGAAAATGGAGATATGAACGCCCGGTTGCAGGAAGCGTTGACTTCTTTGCAGCGGTATGGAAATTCCTTGGGCAAATCACCGCGAAAACGCTGCGACTGGACCAAAAATCTCTCCCAACCCATTAAGAACGCGCTCAAAGAACCGGTGGAGACGCTCTGGTTTGTCGGCGATTATGCGTCGTTCCATCCTTCCTCTTCGCGCATGACCTGCATGACCGCCCAACTGTTTCAACAAGCCGGTCTGGATTTCGGCATTCTCTACGATAAGGAGAAGAGTGCGGGAAACGATGTGCGCCGAACCGGCGAAGAGGGGCTTTTCGAAATTCTGGCGGAGGAAAACGCCGCCAACATTCGTCAGAGCGGCTGTAAAAAAATTGTTACCACCGATCCCCACGCCTATCACGCTTTAAAACGCGAATATTCTCGTTTCGGATTAGAAACGCCCGTATTTCATTATTCGGAATTATTGGCGGAATGGCTCAAGCGGGGCGTTCTTCATCCCAAACAAAAACTTCCAGGCCGCGCCGTATATCACGATCCCTGTTATTTGGGACGGATCAACGGAATCTTCGATGCGCCCCGGCAGGTTATAGACGCCATCGGCCTGGATAGGATCGAACTTCCCCGCAACCGGGAGAACAGTTTCTGCTGCGGCGCGGGCGGGGGAAAAATCTGGATGGAGGAGGAAGAAGGGATGACGGAACGTCCCGCCGTCAACCGGATTCGCGAGGCGTTGGGAATGGAGGGAGCGTCCCTGTTCGTCGTCGCCTGTCCGAAAGATTACGCCATGTTCGAAGACGCGCTCAAAACCGTCGGCGGGGAAGATCGCCTGCGCATCGCCGACTTGAGCGAATTGGTTTGTAAAGCGATGGAGGTTCCCAGAGAGGAGGTGGCGGCGGCATGA
- a CDS encoding electron transfer flavoprotein subunit alpha/FixB family protein — MSARNIAVLIELNKGEVAPISFELLGCARELAKSTGGEVIALMLGKNLDALCPALAAADRILAVEDPLLATFSPEPYLQVLENIVRNLYRRNFLQEPPRALLMGCTTIGLDIASLLAMRLDAPLITCAKSIQVDGDRLKVVCSLYNGKMLADAVVSGAPALIAILPGSCREQHKGGTAWIEKIASPIPLQPGAIAFEEMIWPEAGDIDITQQDILVAVGRGMKEEANLELAEELASVLGGVLCASRPIIDQGWLPSTRQVGKSGMTVKPKFYLALGISGAPEHIEGMKDSGLILAVNTDPNAPIFEVAHYGAAADVLELVPQLTEAIKNRG, encoded by the coding sequence ATGAGCGCGCGAAATATAGCGGTTCTCATAGAACTTAATAAAGGAGAAGTCGCTCCGATCAGTTTTGAACTCTTGGGATGCGCGCGCGAGCTGGCCAAATCTACAGGCGGCGAAGTCATCGCGTTGATGCTCGGTAAGAATCTCGATGCTTTATGTCCCGCCTTGGCGGCCGCCGACCGCATCCTGGCGGTGGAAGATCCTTTGCTGGCGACATTTTCTCCGGAACCCTATCTCCAGGTTCTGGAAAATATCGTACGGAATTTATATCGGCGAAACTTCCTCCAAGAACCCCCCCGCGCGCTGCTGATGGGATGCACCACGATAGGATTGGATATAGCCTCTCTGCTGGCCATGCGGCTGGATGCTCCCTTAATCACCTGCGCCAAAAGCATTCAAGTGGATGGGGATCGATTGAAAGTAGTTTGCAGCCTGTATAACGGCAAGATGTTGGCGGATGCGGTTGTCAGCGGCGCCCCGGCCTTGATCGCCATTCTGCCCGGCAGTTGCCGCGAGCAGCATAAGGGCGGAACCGCCTGGATAGAAAAAATCGCCAGCCCCATTCCCCTACAGCCGGGAGCAATCGCGTTTGAAGAAATGATATGGCCTGAAGCGGGCGATATCGATATCACTCAGCAGGACATTCTGGTGGCCGTGGGGCGAGGAATGAAAGAAGAAGCGAACTTGGAACTCGCCGAAGAATTGGCTTCCGTTTTGGGAGGGGTATTGTGCGCCTCGCGGCCGATCATCGATCAAGGCTGGCTGCCGTCCACCCGTCAAGTGGGCAAATCCGGCATGACGGTCAAACCGAAATTCTACCTGGCGCTGGGGATCAGCGGAGCGCCGGAGCACATTGAAGGCATGAAGGATTCCGGGCTGATTCTTGCCGTGAATACCGATCCCAACGCCCCGATTTTCGAGGTCGCCCATTATGGGGCGGCGGCCGATGTTCTGGAATTGGTTCCCCAATTGACAGAGGCCATTAAAAACCGCGGGTAA
- a CDS encoding Rrf2 family transcriptional regulator — protein sequence MLSKKAKYALLAMLALARQYGKGPVHIQDLTNREKLPNKFTELILLELKNHGLLQSKKGRDGGYWLRKPPKEISFGKIIRLIDGPLAPVPCVSVTAYEKCAECQDEKTCCIRSIMKDVRDSIADILDSTSLEDALLRVEAKQISGQDYMYFI from the coding sequence ATGCTTTCTAAAAAAGCCAAATACGCGCTGCTCGCTATGCTGGCGCTGGCGCGTCAATATGGGAAAGGACCAGTGCATATTCAGGATTTAACCAATAGAGAAAAACTTCCCAACAAGTTTACAGAACTCATTTTACTGGAACTGAAGAATCATGGATTATTGCAAAGCAAAAAGGGGAGAGATGGCGGTTATTGGCTGCGAAAACCCCCGAAAGAGATTAGTTTCGGTAAAATCATCCGCTTGATAGACGGTCCCTTGGCGCCAGTGCCATGCGTCAGCGTAACCGCCTATGAAAAATGCGCAGAATGCCAGGATGAAAAAACATGTTGCATACGGAGTATTATGAAGGATGTGAGGGATTCGATAGCGGATATTTTGGATTCCACTAGTCTGGAGGATGCATTGCTTCGCGTTGAAGCGAAGCAGATATCCGGGCAGGATTATATGTATTTTATTTAA
- a CDS encoding (Fe-S)-binding protein → MQQVQPSLAYEYTPATLDVEKLLRTGDFLGCLQCGMCAGSCPLGYAMNYTPRKIILNTRAGNLNRILSDPSVWLCISCYTCSSRCPKKIELTDLLWPALRDRALQEGFQPPTELQDAFGKIYKYGNSLGGSPRKRMDWAIGLDFPIANLAKDPHPVDVLWIVECFPSYYPRNQIVAREFARLLQALEIDWGVLGHKEKCLGDCDRLYGEEGLFETLVENNIELLHDYLFNTILVIDPHAFRALNRFYPLFGASFPAEHYATFLAKRINQLQPLLQRPIPAKVTYHDNCCIGRRCQCYEPPRQLLQAIPGIELVEMERNRDNALCCGGGGGGMWLDGHITTHGGHRLSDERVKQAAETGADVLAVSCPYELSRFEDSIKVAGLENQLKVRDIIELFAESMGIQEGGKS, encoded by the coding sequence ATGCAGCAAGTCCAGCCTTCTCTCGCCTACGAATACACGCCTGCCACGCTTGATGTCGAAAAACTGCTGCGAACGGGAGATTTCCTGGGATGTCTTCAATGCGGAATGTGCGCCGGATCGTGTCCGCTTGGCTATGCGATGAACTATACGCCGAGAAAAATTATACTGAACACTCGCGCCGGGAATTTAAATCGAATTTTATCCGACCCTTCTGTTTGGTTGTGCATATCGTGTTATACCTGTTCCTCCCGATGCCCTAAAAAAATCGAACTAACGGATTTGCTTTGGCCAGCCTTGCGCGATCGGGCTTTGCAGGAAGGTTTTCAACCGCCGACCGAACTTCAGGACGCATTCGGAAAAATTTACAAGTACGGCAATTCTTTAGGCGGTTCACCCAGAAAGCGGATGGATTGGGCTATTGGATTGGATTTTCCCATCGCGAATCTGGCTAAAGATCCCCATCCGGTAGATGTACTTTGGATTGTTGAGTGCTTTCCTTCCTACTATCCGCGAAACCAGATTGTGGCGCGCGAGTTCGCCAGGTTGCTGCAGGCATTGGAAATCGATTGGGGCGTCTTGGGACATAAGGAAAAATGCTTGGGAGATTGCGACCGTCTTTATGGGGAAGAAGGCTTATTCGAAACGTTGGTGGAAAACAACATCGAATTATTGCACGATTACCTATTCAATACCATTTTAGTTATCGATCCCCATGCGTTTCGCGCTTTGAATCGATTTTATCCCCTGTTTGGCGCGTCTTTCCCCGCCGAACATTACGCCACCTTTCTCGCCAAGCGGATCAATCAGTTGCAACCCCTTCTTCAAAGACCGATTCCCGCCAAAGTAACCTATCACGATAACTGCTGCATCGGCCGGCGCTGTCAATGCTATGAGCCTCCCCGCCAACTCCTTCAAGCCATTCCCGGAATTGAATTGGTGGAGATGGAACGCAATCGCGACAATGCGCTCTGTTGCGGAGGAGGCGGAGGAGGAATGTGGCTGGATGGACACATTACCACGCATGGCGGCCATCGGCTTTCCGACGAACGAGTCAAACAGGCGGCGGAGACGGGCGCGGATGTTCTCGCCGTTTCCTGCCCTTACGAACTGTCCCGTTTTGAAGATTCGATCAAAGTCGCCGGTCTGGAAAATCAACTCAAGGTGCGAGACATCATCGAACTTTTCGCCGAATCCATGGGCATTCAAGAAGGAGGCAAATCATGA
- a CDS encoding CotH kinase family protein, whose protein sequence is MLRGRLLFAWLIGVMPLSVFPANDVVINELQYNPSDSLPYEFVELFNPTSTAIDLSGYAFTQGIAYRFPDGASLASGEYLILVPDPSAGFWRSRAEKMFGPYIGSLSNGGEELLLRAPDGRIVDNVKYSDLRPWPRGCDGYGSSMERISPDIPPEDVHSWRASTVNFGTPGTLNSVYGLPSHPALLNFRLDPAHPRSTDEVRIEAELDSPELIRRIALRYETWTTLNKSAIKTVPMTLLSQSGNHAVYQGVIPSQPSQTLVRFNFDIARTDGGTLRQPFGDEPRPFESYFVYDNDIPSQLPILWIFPNLTTSLPEKTKTIRGIAVKPLDSAAPLLFDGAAMRSSTADGSGWKVTFLKGEEYLGDRTINIAPELPTHPNTGLTNSPHVEHIGLSIFRELGVLTPRCDWYRMIEKGIHGQRIATEQPNECFLQINGRDPSSNIYKIAYNEPNSYSSPAGPVGYTKKTNLEDGVGDLYEFFDAINSSNKSTREKALRRYLSIDEAINYSVAAVLIGHWDGFFNNMFLIHNPPPFDKWEIVPWDTDKIMGLTDGYPPRDTMFVEMPLAFPLNGQSRLASRQPGPISRPLHMDQEFNEIYLQRIKTALYGLFSEASMNLRIDGMENLLLEDLKLLENYTGIIRNDRRKQITGASESMRTFVRLRGEYLRPQLPAPVEEWAMY, encoded by the coding sequence ATGCTAAGAGGAAGATTGCTTTTTGCATGGTTGATAGGCGTAATGCCGTTGTCTGTTTTCCCGGCTAACGATGTCGTCATTAATGAACTGCAATACAATCCCTCCGACAGTCTTCCTTACGAATTCGTCGAGTTGTTCAATCCCACTTCCACTGCTATCGACTTGTCAGGATACGCTTTCACGCAAGGAATCGCTTACCGTTTTCCGGACGGCGCATCGCTTGCCTCCGGCGAGTATCTCATCCTGGTTCCCGATCCCAGCGCCGGTTTTTGGCGCAGCCGCGCGGAGAAAATGTTCGGACCCTACATTGGCAGCTTATCCAACGGCGGCGAAGAACTGCTTTTACGGGCGCCGGATGGGCGGATCGTCGACAATGTGAAATATAGCGATTTGCGCCCCTGGCCGCGCGGCTGCGATGGCTATGGCTCTTCCATGGAACGCATTTCCCCCGATATCCCGCCGGAAGACGTTCATTCCTGGCGGGCTTCCACCGTCAATTTCGGCACGCCGGGAACTCTCAATTCCGTTTATGGACTGCCTTCCCATCCCGCGCTGCTCAATTTCCGCCTCGATCCAGCGCATCCGCGATCTACCGACGAAGTCCGCATCGAAGCAGAACTGGATTCGCCGGAACTGATCCGGCGCATTGCTTTACGCTATGAAACATGGACTACGCTTAACAAAAGCGCTATAAAAACGGTTCCTATGACGTTGTTAAGCCAATCGGGTAACCATGCCGTCTACCAAGGCGTTATTCCCTCTCAGCCATCCCAAACTTTGGTCCGCTTCAATTTCGACATCGCCCGCACGGATGGCGGAACCTTGCGGCAACCATTCGGCGATGAACCTCGGCCCTTCGAATCCTATTTCGTCTATGATAACGATATTCCCAGCCAACTTCCCATTCTTTGGATCTTCCCAAATCTCACGACCAGCCTGCCAGAAAAAACCAAGACCATTCGCGGAATCGCCGTCAAACCTTTGGATTCGGCGGCTCCTTTATTATTCGACGGCGCCGCCATGCGTTCCTCCACCGCCGACGGCAGCGGCTGGAAAGTGACGTTTCTCAAGGGAGAGGAATACCTCGGCGACCGCACGATCAATATCGCGCCCGAACTTCCAACTCACCCCAACACCGGCTTAACGAACTCGCCCCACGTGGAGCACATCGGCTTGAGCATATTTCGCGAATTGGGCGTCTTGACGCCGCGCTGCGATTGGTATCGGATGATCGAAAAAGGCATTCACGGCCAGCGTATTGCCACCGAACAGCCCAACGAATGCTTCTTACAAATCAACGGACGCGATCCCTCCAGCAACATCTACAAAATCGCCTACAACGAACCCAACTCATACTCCAGCCCCGCCGGACCGGTCGGCTATACCAAAAAAACCAATTTGGAGGATGGAGTCGGCGATCTTTATGAATTTTTCGACGCGATCAATAGTTCCAATAAATCAACCCGCGAAAAAGCGCTCCGCCGTTATCTATCGATCGACGAAGCCATCAATTATTCCGTAGCGGCGGTGTTAATCGGCCATTGGGATGGATTCTTCAACAATATGTTTCTCATCCATAATCCGCCTCCCTTCGACAAATGGGAAATCGTTCCGTGGGATACGGATAAGATAATGGGCCTCACCGACGGCTATCCGCCCCGCGATACGATGTTCGTTGAGATGCCTCTGGCGTTTCCCCTGAATGGCCAATCGCGCCTGGCTTCGCGGCAACCGGGACCCATCTCCCGCCCTTTGCACATGGACCAGGAATTCAACGAGATTTATTTGCAAAGAATAAAAACGGCGCTTTACGGCCTCTTTTCCGAAGCCAGTATGAATCTGCGCATCGACGGAATGGAAAATCTCTTATTGGAAGATCTGAAATTATTGGAAAATTACACAGGAATAATCCGCAACGATAGGAGAAAGCAAATTACCGGCGCCTCCGAATCGATGAGGACGTTTGTCAGGCTAAGAGGCGAATACCTTCGTCCGCAACTCCCCGCCCCCGTGGAGGAATGGGCGATGTATTGA